A region from the Rufibacter sp. DG15C genome encodes:
- a CDS encoding polysaccharide deacetylase family protein, giving the protein MNILFEYVLFHFRKLYHLPATLEISYGHDGQSRIQITQTTSTFFERQQAQPVQVVWKEWRGTKLPLFFDEAIDQPWFFQNTQGQVIVPYDVIASAFYLLSGWQEYYGKDRDQFGRFPFKASLQARHRFITKPLVNYYFGVLREALEVAYGQKIEPKLWDGKPFATCLTHDVDYCQTAWKVAGKPALQKGNIKLFLQLYLKHLKGQDAWFNLPQVEKELLALNAKGTFFFLPEKSPYQGHPNADYDIASPKIQNEIKRLKSAGHEIALHGSHGSSHKARQLKQEREKIGQSVQGNRFHYLRFDPVKSLEVLEETNIHYDSSLGFPERFGFRNSYCHPFRLFDFKKRQMSGVWELPLNLMDITLNHPNYLQLKPEEVMPALTPMLQEIEKFHGVFTLLWHNENFTPYALPQGLELFREITQYVQKRGSQFLTAQQAVTLHS; this is encoded by the coding sequence GTGAATATCCTTTTTGAGTACGTCCTCTTTCATTTTAGGAAACTGTACCATCTGCCTGCTACCTTAGAGATAAGCTATGGGCATGACGGCCAGAGCCGCATCCAGATTACGCAGACCACCAGCACCTTTTTTGAGCGCCAGCAGGCCCAGCCTGTGCAAGTGGTTTGGAAGGAATGGCGCGGCACCAAACTCCCCCTTTTCTTCGACGAGGCCATTGACCAGCCTTGGTTCTTCCAGAATACGCAAGGCCAGGTGATTGTGCCGTATGACGTCATCGCCTCGGCGTTTTACCTCTTGAGCGGATGGCAGGAATACTACGGCAAGGACCGCGATCAGTTTGGAAGGTTCCCTTTCAAAGCCTCGCTCCAGGCCCGGCACCGGTTCATCACCAAGCCATTGGTTAACTATTACTTTGGCGTCCTTCGGGAAGCCTTAGAAGTAGCCTACGGCCAAAAGATAGAACCCAAGCTTTGGGACGGGAAACCGTTTGCCACCTGCCTCACGCATGACGTTGACTACTGCCAAACTGCCTGGAAGGTAGCCGGCAAACCCGCCTTGCAAAAAGGGAACATTAAGCTCTTCCTGCAACTCTACCTCAAGCATCTGAAAGGCCAAGACGCGTGGTTCAACCTGCCCCAGGTGGAAAAAGAGCTTCTGGCGCTCAACGCCAAAGGCACCTTCTTCTTCCTCCCAGAAAAATCACCTTACCAAGGCCACCCAAACGCTGATTATGACATTGCCTCTCCTAAAATTCAAAATGAAATAAAAAGACTGAAAAGCGCAGGTCATGAGATTGCCCTGCACGGTAGTCACGGAAGCAGCCATAAAGCCCGTCAACTGAAGCAAGAGCGGGAGAAAATTGGGCAATCTGTTCAAGGCAACCGGTTTCATTACCTACGCTTTGACCCTGTGAAGTCATTAGAGGTTCTAGAGGAAACTAATATACACTACGACAGCAGTCTGGGCTTTCCTGAACGGTTTGGGTTCAGGAACAGCTACTGCCATCCGTTTAGGCTGTTTGATTTTAAAAAACGGCAGATGAGCGGCGTGTGGGAACTGCCCCTCAACCTGATGGACATCACCTTAAACCATCCCAACTACTTGCAATTGAAACCAGAGGAAGTGATGCCTGCCCTTACGCCCATGCTGCAGGAGATTGAGAAGTTCCATGGGGTGTTTACCCTGCTCTGGCATAATGAGAATTTCACGCCCTACGCGCTGCCCCAAGGCTTGGAACTGTTCAGGGAAATCACGCAGTACGTGCAAAAAAGAGGCTCTCAGTTTCTCACTGCTCAGCAAGCGGTGACCCTCCACTCCTGA
- a CDS encoding glycosyltransferase family 4 protein: MESADKTAAQNVLFMTYYWPPSGGAGVQRCLKFVKHLPEFGITPTVITVDEKQASYPILDHSLEGEIPASVQVIKTATREPFEFYKKITGKKDIPFGGFANTGRENWKQKLFKFLRGNLFIPDPRIGWNRFALDAATKVMKRKDIKAVVTSSPPHSTQLIGLKLKQKHGLRWIADMRDPWTDIYYYQDLNHTALAQKLDAKYEREVLENADEVIVVSDDMKRLFLKKSAALNPNKIHVIPNGYDEADFVHPSTPSSEEFIITYTGTLTEAYNVEGFFQALCDTVTRNPFIRYKLRFVGKVSEGIKKQIEGASLPLITEYIDFVPHDESIKYLMSSTVLLMAIPDVPNNFGILTGKLFEYLAANKPIICIGPIHGDADRIIDECGAGRVFHYSGYELMTDHLMQMSKTWKINPNLDLPFINYTQYSRRALTEKLSRLLVS; this comes from the coding sequence TTGGAATCTGCTGACAAAACTGCCGCTCAAAACGTGTTGTTCATGACGTATTACTGGCCGCCCTCGGGTGGGGCTGGGGTACAGCGCTGTCTTAAGTTTGTAAAGCATTTACCAGAGTTTGGGATTACGCCTACGGTCATCACTGTAGATGAAAAACAGGCCTCCTACCCTATTTTAGACCATTCTCTGGAGGGCGAGATACCGGCCAGCGTGCAAGTGATTAAAACCGCCACGCGTGAGCCGTTTGAGTTCTATAAAAAGATTACCGGCAAAAAAGACATTCCGTTTGGCGGCTTCGCGAACACCGGCAGAGAGAACTGGAAGCAGAAGCTTTTCAAGTTCCTGCGCGGAAACTTGTTCATCCCCGACCCGCGCATTGGCTGGAACCGCTTTGCCCTAGACGCTGCCACCAAGGTCATGAAGCGCAAGGACATCAAAGCGGTGGTCACGTCCAGCCCGCCGCATTCCACCCAGTTGATTGGCCTTAAGCTCAAACAAAAGCACGGCCTGCGTTGGATTGCCGACATGCGCGACCCCTGGACCGACATTTACTATTACCAGGACCTGAACCACACCGCGCTGGCCCAAAAGCTGGACGCCAAATACGAGCGCGAGGTCTTAGAGAACGCGGATGAAGTTATTGTAGTGAGTGATGACATGAAGCGCCTGTTCCTCAAGAAATCCGCTGCGCTCAACCCCAACAAGATACACGTGATTCCCAACGGCTACGACGAGGCTGACTTTGTGCACCCTTCCACGCCTTCTTCTGAGGAGTTCATCATCACCTACACCGGCACGCTCACCGAAGCCTACAACGTGGAAGGTTTCTTCCAGGCGCTCTGCGATACCGTGACCCGCAACCCGTTCATTAGGTACAAACTGCGGTTTGTAGGCAAGGTCTCGGAGGGCATCAAAAAGCAGATTGAAGGCGCCAGCCTGCCGCTCATTACGGAGTACATTGACTTTGTGCCGCATGACGAGTCCATCAAATACCTCATGTCCAGCACCGTGCTACTAATGGCGATACCGGACGTGCCCAACAACTTTGGGATTCTGACGGGCAAGCTGTTTGAGTACCTGGCCGCCAACAAACCCATCATCTGCATCGGGCCTATCCACGGCGACGCTGATAGAATCATTGACGAATGCGGCGCGGGCCGGGTGTTCCATTACTCGGGCTATGAACTGATGACTGACCACCTCATGCAGATGAGCAAGACCTGGAAAATCAACCCGAACCTGGACCTGCCTTTCATTAATTACACCCAGTATTCGCGCCGGGCGCTCACAGAAAAATTATCCAGGCTGTTAGTGTCCTAA
- the ffh gene encoding signal recognition particle protein, with the protein MFENLSTKLDRAFKTLKGQGSITEINVAQTIKEVRRALVDADVNYKVAKTVTDKIKDEAMGRDVLIAVSPGQLMVKIVHEELTELMGGEKKDINITGSPAIILIAGLQGSGKTTFTGKLSNFLKKQGKGVLVAACDVYRPAAIDQLSVLAEQVGVEFYAERESKDPVSIARNAVEHAKKTGKKVVIIDTAGRLAVDEAMMKEIYDIKEAIKPTETLFVVDSMTGQDAVNTAKTFNERINFDGVVLTKLDGDSRGGAALSIRAVVEKPIKFISTGEKMEALDLFYPDRMAQRILGMGDVISLVERAQQTFDEDEAKRINKNIRKNQFNFDDFLSQLEQIKRMGDIKDLVGMIPGVSKMMKDVEIDESAFKPIEAIIKSMTKEERQNPDMISGSRRNRIAKGSGTNIQQVNNLMKQFNDMRKMMKSMNKMAGTKGGLAKLGSMMGRR; encoded by the coding sequence ATGTTTGAGAATTTAAGTACCAAGCTAGACCGCGCCTTTAAAACCCTTAAGGGCCAAGGCAGCATCACTGAAATCAACGTTGCCCAGACCATCAAAGAAGTTCGTCGCGCCTTGGTGGACGCTGACGTGAACTACAAGGTGGCCAAGACCGTGACCGACAAAATCAAGGACGAGGCCATGGGCCGCGACGTTCTCATTGCTGTGTCACCAGGCCAGTTGATGGTGAAGATTGTGCACGAAGAACTCACCGAACTAATGGGCGGCGAGAAGAAGGACATCAACATCACTGGTTCACCAGCTATCATATTAATCGCCGGTCTTCAGGGTTCTGGTAAGACTACCTTCACAGGTAAGCTTTCTAACTTCTTGAAAAAACAAGGCAAAGGCGTTCTGGTTGCGGCCTGTGACGTGTACCGTCCGGCGGCTATTGACCAGTTGAGCGTTTTGGCTGAGCAGGTAGGCGTGGAGTTCTACGCGGAGCGCGAGTCCAAAGACCCGGTTTCCATTGCCCGCAACGCCGTGGAGCATGCCAAGAAAACCGGCAAAAAAGTAGTCATCATTGACACCGCCGGGCGTTTGGCCGTGGATGAGGCCATGATGAAGGAAATCTACGACATCAAGGAGGCCATCAAGCCAACCGAGACCTTGTTTGTGGTAGACTCCATGACCGGTCAGGATGCGGTGAACACCGCCAAGACGTTCAACGAGCGCATCAACTTTGACGGTGTTGTTTTGACCAAGTTGGACGGTGACTCCCGCGGTGGAGCGGCTCTTTCCATTAGAGCCGTAGTAGAGAAGCCTATTAAATTCATCTCTACCGGTGAGAAGATGGAGGCTCTTGACCTGTTCTACCCTGACCGTATGGCCCAGCGTATCTTGGGCATGGGTGACGTTATCTCCTTAGTAGAGCGTGCCCAGCAGACCTTTGACGAGGACGAAGCTAAGCGTATCAACAAGAACATCCGCAAGAACCAGTTCAATTTTGATGACTTCTTGTCGCAGTTGGAGCAAATCAAGCGGATGGGTGATATCAAAGACTTGGTGGGCATGATACCGGGCGTGAGCAAGATGATGAAGGACGTGGAGATTGACGAAAGCGCCTTCAAACCGATTGAGGCCATCATCAAGTCCATGACCAAGGAAGAGCGTCAGAACCCAGACATGATTTCGGGTAGCCGCCGTAACCGCATCGCGAAAGGTTCTGGTACCAACATTCAGCAGGTGAACAACCTGATGAAGCAGTTCAACGACATGCGCAAAATGATGAAGTCCATGAACAAAATGGCCGGCACCAAAGGCGGTCTTGCCAAACTGGGCAGCATGATGGGGCGCAGATAA
- a CDS encoding nucleoside deaminase: MNQEENMPAAGFMREAIQLSIEKMKEGKGGPFGAVIVKDGKVIARGYNNVTSSNDPTAHAEVDAIRKACQALGTFQLTGCELYTSCEPCPMCLGAIYWARPDRVFYGNTKADAAAIGFDDAFIYEELKLPLHHRTIPMQQFLREEALKGFQEWEKHEGRTDY; this comes from the coding sequence ATGAACCAGGAAGAGAACATGCCCGCAGCAGGCTTCATGCGCGAAGCCATTCAATTGTCTATTGAGAAAATGAAGGAAGGCAAAGGCGGTCCCTTTGGCGCCGTCATTGTCAAGGATGGAAAAGTCATTGCCCGAGGCTACAACAACGTCACCTCTAGCAATGACCCTACCGCCCACGCCGAGGTGGACGCCATTAGAAAAGCCTGTCAAGCCTTAGGAACCTTTCAGTTGACCGGTTGTGAACTCTACACCAGCTGCGAGCCTTGCCCCATGTGCTTGGGCGCCATCTACTGGGCCCGCCCCGACCGCGTTTTCTACGGCAACACCAAGGCAGACGCCGCCGCTATCGGGTTTGACGATGCCTTTATTTATGAGGAGCTAAAACTGCCTCTCCACCACCGTACCATTCCCATGCAACAATTCCTCCGCGAAGAAGCTCTGAAAGGCTTTCAGGAATGGGAGAAGCACGAAGGCCGAACGGATTATTGA
- a CDS encoding DinB family protein translates to MQTALQAKFDRLEQQRQAYTSQLNSLTPAQQAKKPAEDQWSAAQLYYHLWKVEQVVIQSIKDNMASDRKRRPISFNTRWRSFLLNMFLILPTKLKVPKVIGEMPETVNPMEVEKNWQDTRNTLQQFLTDFPAELLDKEIFKHPRAGVISLGQTLDFLIEHANHHKRQMKSLLP, encoded by the coding sequence ATGCAAACCGCACTTCAGGCCAAGTTTGACCGCCTAGAACAACAACGCCAAGCTTACACCTCCCAACTCAATTCCCTCACGCCAGCGCAGCAAGCAAAGAAACCCGCAGAAGACCAATGGTCGGCGGCGCAGTTGTATTACCACCTCTGGAAGGTAGAGCAGGTGGTCATCCAATCCATCAAAGATAACATGGCCTCTGACCGCAAACGCCGTCCTATTTCTTTTAACACCCGCTGGCGCTCTTTTCTCCTGAACATGTTTCTCATATTACCTACCAAGTTAAAGGTGCCCAAAGTCATTGGCGAAATGCCCGAGACGGTAAACCCTATGGAGGTGGAGAAAAATTGGCAGGACACCAGGAACACCTTGCAGCAGTTTTTAACTGATTTCCCGGCTGAGTTGCTGGACAAAGAAATATTCAAGCATCCACGCGCCGGCGTCATCTCGCTGGGTCAGACGCTGGATTTTTTGATTGAACACGCCAATCACCATAAAAGACAGATGAAGAGCCTACTGCCTTAA
- a CDS encoding glycosyltransferase, whose protein sequence is MAFVFELFTDFFSYGILVYAITLAVSYLFLAAVSGMEMVYYKRKNSFTEYRAILTSPLAPSVSLIAPAYNEGLTIVDNVRSLLSLHYANFEVIIVNDGSKDDTLQKMIDVYELEKVEFAVNERLSTKPIKGVYKSTNNAYSKLVVVDKVNGGKADALNVGINVSTQKLITCIDVDCVLDQNSILKMVKPFIETEHPTIATGGVIRIANSCEIEDGRLVKVHAPESFLARIQVLEYTRAFLLGRMGWSRIDGLLLISGAFGLFDKEIAIAAGGYNHNTVGEDMELIVRMRRYMKERRLKYHVHFIPDPLCWTEAPASIKILGRQRNRWTRGTIETLLYHKKMFFNPKYGVLGLVSYPYWFFFEWLAPLIEAGGLVYLLLAAIMGWLNWPFFLLLLGSVYTFAVMVSFMAILFDELSYYQYSDRKDIFKLMGTALLEPFVYHPLTVRWAVLGNKDLITGKKSWGEMTRAGFAAKKAA, encoded by the coding sequence ATGGCTTTCGTTTTTGAGCTCTTTACTGATTTTTTCAGCTATGGCATTTTGGTATACGCCATCACCTTGGCCGTCTCTTACCTGTTTCTGGCGGCAGTGTCAGGTATGGAGATGGTCTATTACAAACGCAAAAACAGCTTTACAGAGTACCGCGCCATTTTAACTTCGCCGCTGGCCCCGTCTGTTAGCCTGATTGCCCCTGCCTACAATGAAGGCCTGACCATTGTAGACAACGTGCGCTCCCTCCTGTCTCTGCACTATGCCAACTTTGAGGTGATCATTGTCAATGACGGCAGCAAGGATGACACGCTCCAGAAAATGATTGACGTCTATGAACTGGAGAAGGTGGAGTTTGCCGTCAATGAACGACTGTCCACCAAACCCATCAAAGGCGTGTACAAATCAACCAACAATGCTTACAGCAAGCTGGTGGTGGTAGACAAAGTGAACGGCGGCAAAGCCGATGCCCTCAACGTAGGCATCAACGTGTCTACCCAGAAGCTTATTACTTGCATTGACGTGGACTGCGTGCTGGACCAGAACTCCATCCTTAAAATGGTGAAGCCTTTTATTGAGACAGAGCATCCTACCATTGCCACCGGCGGCGTTATTAGAATTGCCAACAGCTGTGAGATTGAGGACGGCCGTTTAGTAAAAGTACACGCCCCCGAAAGTTTCTTGGCCAGAATTCAGGTATTGGAATACACTAGGGCCTTTTTGCTGGGCCGCATGGGTTGGAGCCGCATTGACGGATTGCTGCTCATTTCTGGGGCCTTCGGGTTGTTTGACAAAGAGATAGCCATTGCCGCCGGTGGCTATAACCACAACACCGTAGGCGAGGACATGGAACTCATTGTGCGCATGCGCCGCTACATGAAGGAGCGTAGGCTAAAATACCACGTGCACTTCATCCCTGATCCCCTTTGCTGGACAGAAGCGCCGGCTTCTATTAAGATTCTGGGCCGCCAGCGCAACCGCTGGACCCGCGGCACCATTGAAACGCTTCTATACCACAAGAAAATGTTCTTCAACCCTAAATATGGCGTTCTGGGTTTGGTAAGTTACCCATATTGGTTCTTTTTTGAATGGCTGGCCCCTTTAATTGAAGCTGGCGGCTTAGTTTACCTGCTGTTGGCGGCTATCATGGGGTGGCTCAACTGGCCATTCTTTCTGTTGTTATTGGGCAGCGTGTATACGTTTGCGGTAATGGTATCCTTCATGGCCATTCTCTTTGACGAGCTTTCTTATTATCAATACTCAGACCGGAAGGACATTTTCAAGCTCATGGGCACGGCGTTGCTAGAGCCGTTTGTCTACCATCCATTGACGGTGCGCTGGGCCGTTCTGGGCAATAAAGACTTGATTACCGGTAAGAAAAGCTGGGGCGAAATGACCAGAGCCGGCTTTGCAGCCAAGAAGGCCGCCTAA
- a CDS encoding HEAT repeat domain-containing protein, producing MIILITVFFVLTVAMLIAVLASRFYKLAVQANAERLRKRYELLLMHVLFFDEDKPSSDWDQDKIVQHFKKHYLKSGFKRKILIDEILDLNKNFTGQFAENLRLLFIYLNLQKDSFALLHNPRWNLKAQGICELAQMLVFEAAPYIKALINHSNDLVRMESHIALVKLEKQRGLSFLHQLHRTFTKWQQLNLQNALSKLDREDIPDFSEFLFSSNIEVVEFSAKMIGIYNQVNALPAIEALLGHPVEAIRLTAIETIRLLDAAQAVPVLLERFATDTKGNQVAILSAVASLGGAPNDFFAQQLLSGHHDLQLVAAKALHDLQELESYQVLEPQIQNAQLQQIIKHALDSRN from the coding sequence TTGATAATCTTAATCACGGTCTTTTTTGTGCTCACTGTGGCCATGCTGATTGCGGTTTTGGCCAGCCGTTTTTACAAGTTAGCAGTGCAGGCCAATGCCGAGCGTTTACGAAAGCGGTATGAGCTGTTATTGATGCACGTCCTCTTTTTTGACGAAGACAAGCCATCTTCTGATTGGGACCAGGATAAGATTGTGCAACATTTTAAAAAGCACTACCTCAAAAGCGGTTTTAAGAGAAAAATCCTCATCGATGAGATTCTGGATTTGAACAAAAACTTCACGGGGCAGTTCGCAGAGAACCTTCGTCTGCTCTTTATTTACTTGAATTTGCAGAAGGACTCCTTCGCCTTGCTTCATAACCCACGTTGGAACTTGAAAGCCCAGGGCATCTGTGAGCTGGCCCAAATGTTGGTGTTTGAGGCGGCCCCCTATATCAAAGCGCTCATTAACCACTCCAATGACCTGGTCAGGATGGAATCGCATATTGCCTTGGTGAAGTTAGAGAAGCAAAGAGGCTTGTCTTTCCTGCATCAATTGCATAGGACCTTTACAAAATGGCAGCAACTTAATTTGCAAAACGCCCTTTCTAAGCTTGACCGGGAAGATATTCCAGATTTTAGTGAGTTTCTCTTTTCTTCTAACATAGAGGTTGTGGAGTTCAGTGCCAAGATGATTGGCATTTATAATCAGGTAAACGCCTTACCGGCAATAGAGGCTTTGTTGGGACATCCGGTAGAAGCCATTAGGTTGACGGCCATTGAAACCATACGGCTGTTAGATGCTGCCCAAGCAGTACCTGTTTTGCTGGAAAGGTTTGCCACAGACACCAAAGGCAACCAAGTGGCCATTCTCTCGGCGGTGGCTAGTTTGGGCGGCGCTCCCAATGATTTTTTTGCCCAGCAGCTTTTATCTGGGCATCATGATTTACAATTGGTGGCAGCCAAGGCTTTGCATGACTTGCAGGAATTGGAAAGCTACCAAGTACTGGAACCACAAATCCAAAACGCGCAGCTTCAGCAAATCATTAAACACGCCTTAGACAGCAGAAACTAA